The Henckelia pumila isolate YLH828 chromosome 2, ASM3356847v2, whole genome shotgun sequence genome includes a window with the following:
- the LOC140878096 gene encoding vacuolar cation/proton exchanger 3-like, with amino-acid sequence MEAEAEPWLLEDASMGSNLSILQKRSESMVGFLRILLANIREVLLGTKLSILFSAIPIAIVAEHRDYGRAWAFALSLIGLTPLAERVSFLTEQIAFYTNPTVGGLLNATCGNATELIISIVALIHHKVDVVKYSLLGSILSNLLLVLGTALFCGGIANPSKEQKFDTKQTGVNSVLLLLGLLCHLMPVMLKFSGTPAELMAAAELQLSRASCVVMLVGYIVYLFFQLWTHRQLFEDEEVSEEEDGDLMSNEKPGPVIGFWSACFWLVLMTGIIAPLSEYIVASIEVASEAWGISVSFISVILLPIVGNAAEHAGAIIFAFKNKLDISIGLALGSATQIALFVIPLSVLMSWIIGMDMDLDIHPLETSCLALSILVTAFALQDGTSHYLKGLVLVLCYIVMGACFYLLRGPNVKL; translated from the exons ATGGAGGCAGAAGCAGAGCCATGGCTTTTGGAAGATGCCAGTATGGGTTCGAATTTGAGCATACTGCAGAAGAGATCGGAGTCGATGGTTGGGTTCCTGAGAATTCTTTTGGCCAATATTCGAGAGGTTCTTCTGGGGACCAAGTTGTCCATTTTGTTCTCCGCTATACCAATCGCCATTGTTGCGGAGCATCGCGATTACGGGAGA GCGTGGGCGTTCGCTTTGAGCCTAATTGGACTCACTCCGCTAGCCGAGAGAGTCAGCTTTCTGACAGA GCAAATTGCTTTCTACACAAATCCAACAG TGGGAGGGCTTCTGAATGCAACATGTGGAAATGCGACGGAGCTTATAATATCCATAGTTGCTCTTATTCATCACAAAGTAGATGTGGTCAAGTACTCTCTGCTGGGTTCCATACTGTCTAATCTTCTTCTAGTCCTCGGAACTGCTCTCTTTTGTGGCGGAATCGCTAACCCTTCTAAAGAACAAAAATTTGACACG AAACAAACGGGCGTGAACTCGGTACTGCTGTTGTTGGGATTGTTGTGCCACTTGATGCCTGTGATGCTGAAGTTTTCTGGAACGCCCGCGGAGTTGATGGCAGCTGCCGAGCTGCAGTTGTCGAGGGCGAGTTGCGTTGTGATGCTCGTCGGGTACATTGTTTACCTTTTCTTCCAGTTATGGACTCATCGACAACTATTCGAAGATGAAGAG GTGAGTGAAGAGGAAGACGGCGACTTGATGTCGAATGAGAAACCGGGCCCGGTAATCGGGTTCTGGAGTGCGTGTTTCTGGCTAGTTCTAATGACCGGAATCATTGCTCCTTTGTCCGAATACATCGTTGCCTCGATCGAA GTTGCTTCGGAGGCTTGGGGGATATCTGTGAGCTTCATAAGTGTGATCTTGCTGCCAATAGTTGGAAATGCAGCAGAACATGCTGGAGCCATCATTTTTGCTTTCAAGAACAAATTG GATATATCTATAGGCCTTGCTTTAGGTTCCGCTACTCAAATCGCCTTGTTCGTG ATACCATTGAGTGTACTCATGTCATGGATAATTGGTATGGACATGGACCTGGACATCCATCCCCTCGAAACTAGCTGTCTTGCGCTATCGATACTCGTTACAGCATTCGCCTTGCAG GATGGAACATCTCATTACTTGAAGGGACTGGTTCTTGTGCTGTGTTACATTGTCATGGGGGCTTGCTTTTATTTGTTGAGGGGGCCAAATGTTAAGCTCTGA